From Candidatus Sericytochromatia bacterium, a single genomic window includes:
- the grpE gene encoding nucleotide exchange factor GrpE, whose amino-acid sequence MSVEELRQSNEGAVEGVVDAQVPAPGNVDSAADAPDALRTPVFAEAGGGLDASILASRVAELEAQLAAKEELYQDVHGQLRRLAADFENHRRRQAQEREALVKSAAERVLEQFLEVLDNFERAIQVAERATEPQQVVTGVQMIYKQVLDFLGKEGVTPMDAKGKGFDPNQHEAVLQEESDDQPDQTVLDEFRKGYLLHGRVLRHALVKIANNPSMPALAPASESSSGQTVTQETASPDSVS is encoded by the coding sequence GTGAGTGTCGAAGAACTGCGACAGAGCAATGAAGGCGCCGTGGAAGGCGTCGTGGATGCCCAGGTGCCCGCTCCAGGGAACGTGGATTCAGCGGCGGACGCCCCGGACGCCTTGAGGACGCCTGTTTTCGCGGAGGCAGGGGGCGGCCTGGATGCCTCCATCTTGGCTTCTCGCGTGGCCGAATTGGAAGCGCAGTTGGCAGCCAAGGAAGAGCTCTACCAGGATGTCCACGGGCAACTGCGCCGGCTGGCGGCCGACTTTGAGAACCACCGGCGCCGCCAGGCGCAGGAACGTGAAGCCTTGGTGAAGTCGGCGGCAGAACGCGTCTTGGAGCAATTTTTGGAAGTGCTCGACAACTTCGAGCGGGCCATTCAAGTGGCTGAACGGGCCACCGAACCGCAACAGGTGGTCACCGGCGTTCAGATGATCTACAAGCAAGTGCTCGATTTCCTCGGCAAGGAGGGCGTCACGCCGATGGACGCCAAGGGGAAGGGCTTCGACCCCAACCAGCATGAGGCCGTTCTGCAAGAGGAATCGGACGACCAGCCCGATCAGACGGTCCTGGACGAGTTTCGCAAGGGATACCTGCTTCACGGTCGCGTCTTGCGGCACGCCCTCGTCAAAATTGCCAACAACCCTTCGATGCCGGCGCTGGCGCCCGCATCGGAGTCATCTTCAGGTCAGACAGTCACACAAGAGACGGCTTCACCCGACTCGGTGTCTTGA
- a CDS encoding mannose-1-phosphate guanyltransferase, producing the protein MKAVLMAGGSGTRLRPLTCDIPKPMVPMLNKPMAEHIINLLKRHGISDVIITLFYLPHVIQNYFGDGHDFGVKISYAVEEKMPLGTAGCVKAIEDLLDDTFLVISGDSLTDIDLTQAIAFHREKGSLATIVLKRVTNPLDFGVVITDEDGRIQRFLEKPSMSEVFSDTINTGTYILNPEVLKLLPAEKEVDFSKDLFPLLLERQDAMYGYVADGYWEDVGNLQSYRQAHYDILDGKVAVSLEYTRHADNIWVGEGSVIAPSAKINGPVVIGHNCQIGPGAVLTPGTVIGDNVIVGEGCSLKRPIIWNNVYLGEEAQLRGCVIGKGSSVKRGAMILEGAIVANECVVGEEAQIRPEVKVWPNKTIDAGATLTSSLIWGSQAQRTLFGATGVEGLANIEITPEFAVKLGASYGATLPLGSSVTVSRDSTPASRMINRGLISGLLSVGVNVHNLESTSLPITRFFLPELNARGGVHIRMSADSENEVILEFLDARGLTISKAEEKKIESNFFKEDFRRVGLADIGNISFPARVMEHYASGYNQAITPEALRRLRPKIVIDYANSFSSVMLPGLIGRMGAETVVLNAHAASQPPNPRQRGELRQQLANIVTALKANFGFQVDDNAERIHLVDPRGRILGPTQLLVLMVRLMGLLHRDGKYVVPVSAPSILEAIAAESGGSVIRTKVNSRALMESCRHEGVVFGGNLDGKFIFPALHPGYDAMLTAGRLAEALAVSGRSLAELVDDLPAFHHIHEEVPCPWEQKGTVMRVLVEQSKHGQTELIDGVKVFVQGGWALVLPDPVDPKVHLFVDATSAMRADQILEDYTALIRKLTQPEEVAV; encoded by the coding sequence ATGAAGGCAGTTCTCATGGCGGGCGGCTCGGGGACGCGATTGCGGCCGCTGACGTGTGACATTCCGAAGCCCATGGTTCCCATGCTGAACAAGCCGATGGCGGAGCATATCATCAACCTGCTCAAGCGGCACGGCATTTCCGATGTCATCATCACGCTCTTCTATCTGCCCCACGTGATCCAGAACTATTTCGGCGACGGCCATGACTTTGGCGTCAAGATCAGCTACGCCGTCGAAGAAAAAATGCCCCTGGGCACGGCAGGCTGCGTCAAGGCGATCGAGGATCTGCTGGATGACACGTTTCTGGTCATCTCGGGTGACTCCCTGACAGACATTGACCTGACCCAGGCGATCGCCTTTCACCGGGAGAAGGGGAGCCTGGCCACCATCGTGCTGAAGCGGGTCACGAATCCCCTGGATTTCGGCGTGGTCATCACGGACGAAGACGGGCGGATTCAACGGTTCCTGGAAAAACCTTCGATGTCGGAGGTCTTCTCGGACACCATCAACACCGGGACCTACATCCTGAATCCTGAGGTTTTGAAGCTTCTGCCCGCCGAAAAGGAAGTGGACTTTTCCAAGGACCTCTTCCCGCTCCTGCTGGAACGTCAGGATGCGATGTACGGATATGTGGCAGACGGTTACTGGGAGGATGTCGGCAACCTGCAGAGCTACCGACAGGCCCACTACGACATTTTGGACGGCAAGGTGGCCGTCTCCCTGGAATACACCCGACATGCCGACAACATCTGGGTGGGCGAAGGCTCCGTGATCGCGCCGAGTGCCAAGATCAACGGTCCGGTGGTGATTGGCCATAACTGCCAGATCGGGCCTGGGGCAGTTTTGACGCCTGGGACCGTGATCGGGGACAACGTGATTGTCGGCGAGGGCTGCTCGCTCAAACGCCCCATCATCTGGAACAACGTCTACCTCGGCGAGGAAGCGCAGTTGCGGGGCTGCGTGATCGGCAAAGGGTCCAGCGTCAAGCGCGGCGCGATGATCCTGGAGGGGGCCATCGTGGCCAACGAGTGTGTGGTGGGTGAAGAAGCGCAGATTCGCCCCGAGGTCAAGGTGTGGCCCAACAAGACGATCGATGCGGGGGCCACCCTGACGAGTTCGCTCATCTGGGGCTCCCAGGCCCAGCGCACCTTGTTCGGGGCTACGGGCGTGGAGGGTTTGGCCAACATCGAGATCACGCCCGAATTTGCCGTCAAGCTCGGAGCGAGTTACGGTGCCACGCTGCCCCTGGGCAGCTCGGTCACGGTGAGCCGCGATTCCACGCCGGCCAGTCGGATGATCAACCGAGGTCTGATTTCGGGCCTCCTCTCGGTGGGGGTCAACGTCCACAATCTGGAGTCGACCAGCCTTCCGATCACACGCTTCTTTCTGCCTGAGCTGAACGCGCGCGGTGGCGTTCACATCCGAATGTCGGCCGACTCCGAAAACGAGGTCATCTTGGAGTTTCTCGATGCACGAGGGCTGACGATCTCCAAGGCCGAAGAGAAAAAAATTGAATCGAACTTTTTCAAAGAGGATTTTCGGCGGGTGGGACTCGCTGACATCGGCAACATCTCGTTTCCCGCGCGTGTCATGGAACATTATGCGAGCGGCTACAACCAGGCCATCACGCCCGAAGCGTTGCGTCGTCTGCGTCCCAAGATCGTCATCGACTATGCCAACTCGTTCAGTAGCGTGATGCTGCCGGGCCTGATCGGGCGAATGGGGGCCGAGACGGTGGTGCTGAATGCGCATGCCGCGAGCCAGCCGCCGAATCCCCGTCAGCGGGGTGAACTTCGCCAGCAACTGGCCAACATTGTGACGGCTCTGAAGGCCAACTTTGGCTTTCAGGTCGACGACAATGCCGAACGGATCCACCTGGTCGACCCCCGCGGGCGCATTCTGGGCCCCACTCAGTTGCTGGTGCTGATGGTGCGCTTGATGGGCTTGCTTCATCGAGACGGCAAGTATGTGGTGCCGGTCAGCGCCCCCTCGATCCTGGAGGCGATTGCGGCAGAGTCGGGCGGCAGCGTGATCCGAACCAAGGTCAATTCCCGTGCCTTGATGGAGTCGTGTCGTCACGAGGGCGTGGTCTTCGGCGGCAATCTGGACGGCAAGTTTATCTTCCCAGCCCTGCACCCAGGCTATGACGCCATGCTCACGGCCGGTCGCCTCGCCGAGGCCCTGGCGGTTTCGGGTCGTTCTCTGGCTGAACTGGTGGATGACCTCCCTGCCTTCCACCACATCCACGAGGAAGTGCCCTGCCCCTGGGAGCAAAAGGGCACCGTGATGCGGGTGCTGGTCGAGCAGAGCAAACACGGTCAGACCGAGTTGATCGACGGGGTCAAGGTGTTCGTACAGGGCGGCTGGGCCCTGGTCTTGCCCGACCCGGTTGATCCCAAGGTCCACCTGTTCGTCGATGCGACCTCGGCGATGCGCGCAGACCAGATTCTCGAAGATTACACCGCACTGATTCGCAAGCTGACCCAACCGGAAGAGGTGGCGGTCTAA
- a CDS encoding glycosyltransferase family 4 protein, which produces MRILMLSWEYPPRIVGGIARHVEEISEALVLQGHEVHVVTADHPGTAERETVNGVHLHRVKNFPFDPPDFLSWVMQLQLGMVAYALEAHAVAPFDLVHAHDWLTAHAGITLKKGLGIPLVATIHATEVGRNRGHLVSDFSKFVNQMEWRLCFEAWRVIVCSSFMLNEVRGAFGLPDDKLDVIPNGVKYEKFAPSMTATERLQFRRHFAADHQKLVFFVGRMTPEKGAQVLLEAVPKVLAEYGEARFVIVGKGGFLADLKRRANELGVAPYVNFTGFVSDADLLKLYQVIDVAVFPSLYEPFGIVALEGMAARVPVVVSDTGGLGSIVEHTKSGITTFAGNQDSLGWGILEVLKNQEYAGMLAANGRKRVEQVFNWPAIAKSTGAVYGRVLKESGGAQAAPRTDKAEKTLEVGAVVSQARH; this is translated from the coding sequence ATGCGCATCCTGATGCTCTCCTGGGAATACCCCCCTCGCATTGTCGGCGGCATTGCACGCCACGTGGAGGAGATCTCCGAAGCGCTCGTCCTTCAGGGCCACGAGGTGCACGTGGTCACCGCCGACCATCCGGGAACGGCTGAGAGAGAGACCGTCAACGGCGTACACCTCCACCGCGTCAAGAATTTTCCGTTTGACCCGCCCGACTTCCTTTCTTGGGTCATGCAGTTACAGCTTGGGATGGTGGCCTACGCCTTGGAGGCCCACGCGGTGGCGCCGTTCGATCTGGTGCATGCCCACGACTGGCTGACCGCCCATGCGGGCATCACGCTGAAGAAGGGCCTCGGGATTCCACTGGTGGCCACGATTCATGCGACAGAAGTGGGGCGGAATCGCGGCCATCTGGTGTCGGACTTCTCCAAATTCGTGAACCAGATGGAGTGGCGGCTCTGCTTCGAAGCTTGGCGGGTGATCGTGTGTAGCTCCTTCATGCTGAACGAGGTTCGGGGCGCTTTCGGCCTGCCGGATGACAAGCTCGACGTGATTCCGAACGGCGTCAAGTATGAAAAATTCGCGCCCTCGATGACGGCGACCGAGCGCTTGCAGTTCCGCCGCCATTTTGCGGCCGACCATCAGAAACTGGTCTTTTTTGTCGGTCGCATGACGCCGGAAAAGGGCGCCCAAGTCCTGCTCGAAGCGGTGCCCAAGGTGCTGGCCGAATACGGCGAAGCGCGCTTCGTGATCGTGGGCAAGGGGGGGTTCCTGGCCGACCTGAAACGCCGGGCCAACGAACTGGGGGTCGCTCCTTACGTCAACTTCACTGGCTTTGTCTCTGACGCGGACCTGCTCAAGCTTTACCAGGTCATTGACGTGGCGGTATTCCCCAGCCTTTATGAACCGTTCGGGATCGTGGCCTTGGAGGGCATGGCGGCTCGGGTTCCGGTGGTGGTTTCGGATACCGGCGGTCTCGGCAGCATCGTCGAACATACCAAGAGTGGCATCACGACCTTTGCGGGCAATCAGGATTCCCTGGGTTGGGGGATTCTTGAGGTTCTCAAAAACCAGGAATATGCCGGGATGCTGGCCGCCAACGGGCGCAAGCGCGTGGAACAGGTCTTCAACTGGCCGGCGATCGCCAAGTCCACAGGGGCCGTCTATGGGCGGGTGTTGAAGGAATCGGGGGGCGCCCAGGCGGCCCCGCGCACCGACAAGGCGGAAAAGACCCTCGAGGTCGGGGCCGTGGTGTCACAAGCGAGACATTGA
- the hrcA gene encoding heat-inducible transcriptional repressor HrcA yields MSAKIAEAMLLTSRQQAILKAIIEDYILTAEPVGSRLLAKKFGFGLSPATLRNEMADLEEGGLLRQPHTSAGRIPSDAGYRIFVDVLMERPTQVPAEEIGALTRFSFDQRDLYDILQQTAKVTALLAGCTAIVRAPRQQAARVQLLQLVSLGADEAMVIIVTDRGGTLHRRVQLGHPLSEDELVRLSGFLNHHLRGQPLDGVTGRLIVELMTDMERYASVLQQLLERITAPDAGSERVFVANASYLAEQPEFGELDKIRSLLSLLERENALAELLTHVSSQQGEAVRVAIGREIPLVDLQACSVVMAPYAVGGQVFGEIGVMGPTRLGYPRAIAAVEAMARHLSHTLTRVFGYREP; encoded by the coding sequence ATGAGTGCTAAGATTGCGGAAGCCATGCTGCTGACGTCACGTCAACAAGCCATTTTGAAGGCGATCATCGAAGACTACATCCTGACGGCGGAGCCCGTTGGGTCGCGTTTGTTGGCCAAAAAATTCGGGTTTGGCTTGTCCCCCGCCACCCTGCGCAACGAGATGGCTGATCTGGAAGAAGGTGGCCTGCTGCGCCAGCCGCACACCTCGGCCGGGCGGATTCCCTCCGATGCCGGCTACCGCATTTTCGTGGATGTGTTGATGGAGCGGCCGACCCAGGTTCCGGCTGAAGAAATCGGTGCGTTGACGCGTTTCTCGTTCGACCAGCGCGATCTGTATGACATCCTGCAGCAGACCGCCAAGGTGACGGCCCTGCTGGCGGGATGCACGGCCATCGTGCGCGCCCCTCGTCAACAAGCGGCGCGAGTTCAATTGCTACAGCTGGTCTCGCTCGGGGCCGATGAGGCGATGGTCATCATCGTCACAGACCGGGGGGGGACCCTGCATCGTCGGGTCCAGCTGGGTCATCCGTTGTCGGAAGATGAGCTGGTTCGACTCAGTGGATTCCTGAATCATCACCTGCGCGGCCAGCCGCTGGACGGCGTGACGGGGCGATTGATTGTGGAACTCATGACCGACATGGAACGCTACGCCTCGGTGCTGCAACAGCTCCTGGAACGCATCACCGCTCCGGACGCCGGTTCCGAGCGTGTCTTTGTCGCCAATGCCAGTTACTTGGCTGAGCAGCCGGAGTTCGGTGAACTGGACAAGATTCGTTCGTTGCTCAGTTTGCTGGAGCGGGAAAACGCCTTGGCTGAGCTTCTGACGCACGTGAGTTCCCAGCAGGGGGAGGCGGTGCGGGTGGCCATCGGTCGCGAAATTCCGCTGGTAGACCTGCAAGCTTGCAGTGTGGTGATGGCTCCCTATGCGGTCGGTGGTCAGGTGTTTGGCGAGATTGGCGTGATGGGTCCCACGCGGCTTGGCTATCCACGGGCGATCGCCGCAGTCGAGGCGATGGCCAGACATCTCAGCCACACGCTGACACGGGTGTTCGGATACCGAGAGCCTTGA
- the dnaJ gene encoding molecular chaperone DnaJ: MKADYYELLGVSKTASEDDIKKAYRKLARKYHPDVNKEAGAEDKFKAITEAYEVLGDGQRRAHYDQFGHAGPGFGGGGFEGGFDFSGFGGGGLGDIFEAFFGGGGGGRMRRRGPERGADLRLDLEIGFREAVFGAEKTVDIKHLEVCSPCSGSGAKKGTQTVTCTTCKGQGQVQQVHRTPFGQFAQSALCPRCKGEGQSIEHPCPACRGEGKKPSDKQLKVKIPAGVDTGARLRVTGEGDAGSRNGPPGDLFIVLHVAADKQFKRRDTELFISVPVSYTQAVLGADLEIPTLEDPQLLKVPSGTPTGMVFNLKGHGVPHLANPSRRGDLHVEVVVQVPTQVSAEETELLERLEELRVGKHDKRSHSGILDGLKKAFGG, from the coding sequence ATGAAGGCGGATTACTACGAACTGCTCGGTGTCTCCAAGACGGCGAGTGAGGACGACATCAAGAAGGCCTACCGCAAGCTGGCCCGCAAGTACCACCCGGATGTCAACAAGGAAGCCGGGGCGGAAGACAAGTTCAAGGCCATCACCGAAGCCTATGAGGTGCTGGGCGATGGGCAACGTCGGGCCCACTATGACCAGTTCGGTCATGCGGGTCCCGGTTTTGGCGGTGGTGGCTTCGAGGGTGGGTTCGACTTCTCGGGCTTTGGTGGCGGTGGCCTGGGTGACATCTTCGAAGCCTTTTTCGGCGGCGGGGGTGGCGGTCGGATGCGTCGCCGGGGCCCTGAACGAGGTGCCGACCTGCGCCTGGACCTCGAAATTGGCTTTCGCGAGGCCGTGTTTGGGGCGGAGAAGACCGTTGACATCAAGCACCTTGAGGTGTGCTCACCCTGTAGTGGTTCCGGGGCCAAGAAGGGCACGCAAACCGTTACTTGCACCACCTGCAAGGGACAGGGTCAGGTTCAGCAGGTCCATCGCACGCCGTTCGGCCAGTTTGCCCAAAGTGCACTTTGTCCGCGCTGCAAGGGGGAGGGCCAGAGCATCGAGCACCCGTGCCCGGCTTGCCGGGGCGAGGGCAAGAAGCCTTCTGACAAGCAATTGAAAGTCAAAATTCCTGCTGGAGTCGATACGGGGGCGCGCCTCCGCGTCACTGGAGAGGGCGATGCTGGAAGTCGCAACGGGCCGCCGGGCGATCTGTTCATCGTGTTGCACGTCGCCGCCGACAAGCAGTTCAAACGTCGTGACACCGAGCTGTTTATCTCGGTGCCCGTCTCCTACACCCAGGCCGTATTGGGAGCCGATCTGGAGATTCCCACCCTGGAGGACCCGCAGTTGCTGAAGGTGCCGAGCGGCACGCCCACCGGCATGGTGTTCAACCTCAAGGGCCACGGCGTCCCCCATCTGGCCAATCCCTCCCGGCGAGGCGATCTCCATGTCGAGGTCGTCGTGCAGGTGCCAACCCAGGTCTCTGCGGAAGAAACGGAATTGCTGGAACGGTTGGAGGAACTGCGGGTCGGCAAGCACGACAAACGCTCCCATTCAGGGATACTCGATGGGCTCAAGAAAGCCTTTGGAGGCTGA
- the dnaK gene encoding molecular chaperone DnaK: MSKVIGIDLGTTNSCVCVLEGGKPVVIPNAEGNRTTPSVVGFTKSGERLVGQVAKRQAITNPENTVFSVKRFIGRSWDDTSAERSVVPYKVVQGSGGAPVVAIGSDTHTPQQVSAIILQKLKADAEAYLGEKVTKAVITCPAYFNDAQRQATKDAGTIAGLEVLRIINEPTASALAYGADKGHDHTIIVFDLGGGTFDVSILELGDGVFEVKATSGNNHLGGDDFDNKVMDWLISEFKKQEGIDLSKDKMALQRLKEASEKAKIELSATVTTEVNLPFITADASGPKHLNLTLTRARFDEMTADLVEQTMGPVRQAMADSGLKPEQIDKVLLVGGSTRIPAVQDAIRKYLGKEPDRSVNPDEAVALGAAIQAGVLAGEKKDLLLLDVTPLSLGIETLGGVFTKLIERNTTIPTSKTQTFSTAADGQTAVEVHVLQGEREMSADNKTLGKFHLTGIPAAPRGVPQIDVTFDIDANGIVHVSARDKATSNEQKITITNNGGLSKAEIERMKEDADRFADEDRKRRDLVETRNLADTSIYAAEKTLKEAGDRVSQENKDKLSAALEEVKANLETTDYNLLKSKADELQKALYAVNASLYSQTGGSSGPSPDGGSSGGGGDDHVVDADYEEVK; the protein is encoded by the coding sequence ATGAGCAAAGTGATCGGTATCGATCTGGGCACGACCAACTCGTGCGTCTGCGTGCTCGAAGGTGGTAAGCCCGTCGTCATTCCTAACGCCGAGGGCAACCGAACCACACCTTCGGTCGTTGGTTTCACCAAGTCAGGGGAGCGGTTGGTCGGGCAGGTCGCGAAGCGGCAGGCCATCACCAACCCCGAGAACACCGTGTTCTCGGTCAAGCGCTTTATCGGGCGCTCCTGGGATGACACGTCGGCCGAGCGCTCCGTGGTGCCCTACAAGGTGGTCCAGGGTTCGGGTGGCGCGCCCGTGGTGGCCATCGGTAGCGATACTCACACGCCGCAACAAGTGTCCGCCATCATCTTGCAGAAGTTGAAGGCCGATGCGGAGGCCTATCTGGGCGAGAAAGTCACCAAGGCCGTGATTACCTGTCCGGCTTACTTCAACGACGCTCAGCGTCAGGCCACCAAAGACGCGGGCACGATTGCCGGTCTCGAAGTGCTGCGCATCATCAACGAGCCCACGGCTTCAGCCCTCGCCTACGGGGCGGACAAGGGTCACGACCACACCATCATTGTGTTCGACCTGGGGGGTGGAACCTTCGACGTGTCGATTCTCGAACTGGGCGACGGCGTGTTCGAGGTGAAAGCGACCAGCGGCAACAACCACCTGGGTGGTGATGACTTCGACAACAAGGTGATGGACTGGCTGATCAGCGAGTTCAAGAAGCAGGAAGGCATCGACCTCTCCAAGGACAAGATGGCGCTGCAACGCCTCAAGGAAGCGTCTGAAAAGGCCAAGATTGAGCTGTCCGCCACGGTGACGACAGAGGTCAACTTGCCCTTCATCACGGCCGATGCCTCCGGTCCGAAGCACCTCAACCTGACCCTGACCCGCGCCCGTTTCGACGAGATGACGGCCGACCTGGTCGAGCAGACCATGGGGCCAGTGCGGCAGGCCATGGCCGACTCGGGTCTCAAACCCGAACAGATCGACAAGGTGTTGCTGGTGGGCGGCTCCACGCGAATTCCCGCGGTGCAGGACGCCATCCGCAAGTACCTCGGCAAGGAACCCGACCGGTCCGTCAACCCGGACGAAGCGGTGGCGCTCGGGGCCGCCATCCAGGCCGGCGTGTTGGCGGGCGAGAAGAAGGACCTCCTTCTTCTTGACGTGACGCCACTCTCGCTCGGCATCGAAACCTTGGGCGGTGTGTTCACCAAGCTGATCGAGCGTAATACGACCATTCCCACCAGCAAGACCCAGACCTTCTCCACCGCTGCCGATGGCCAGACGGCGGTCGAGGTTCACGTCTTGCAGGGCGAACGTGAAATGTCGGCCGATAACAAGACCTTGGGCAAGTTCCACCTGACGGGCATCCCAGCGGCGCCCCGTGGCGTTCCGCAGATCGACGTGACCTTCGACATCGACGCGAACGGCATCGTGCACGTTTCGGCCCGCGACAAGGCGACGAGCAACGAACAGAAGATCACCATCACGAACAACGGGGGGCTCTCGAAGGCCGAGATCGAGCGCATGAAGGAAGACGCCGATCGCTTTGCGGATGAAGACCGCAAGCGTCGCGACCTGGTTGAGACCCGTAACCTGGCGGATACCTCGATCTACGCTGCTGAGAAGACCCTCAAGGAAGCGGGTGATCGGGTCAGTCAGGAGAACAAGGACAAGCTGTCAGCGGCCCTCGAAGAGGTGAAGGCCAACCTGGAGACCACTGACTACAACCTCCTGAAGTCCAAGGCGGACGAGTTGCAGAAGGCACTCTATGCCGTGAACGCCTCCCTCTATTCCCAGACCGGCGGCTCCTCTGGTCCCTCGCCGGATGGCGGCTCCAGCGGTGGAGGCGGCGACGACCACGTGGTCGACGCGGACTACGAAGAGGTCAAGTGA
- the ssb gene encoding single-stranded DNA-binding protein — translation MLNSVVLVGRAGADAEIKYFESGRAKTTFSLAVDRPVKRTEGAETTDWFRIELWDKRAESAAEWVKKGKLLGITGRLENASWTDAAGQKQQMPVIVANDFRLLGSKSDNAGGGWGSGDRRGGGDFDPGF, via the coding sequence ATGTTGAATTCAGTGGTGCTGGTGGGACGTGCCGGCGCAGATGCGGAAATCAAGTACTTCGAGAGCGGTCGGGCCAAGACCACCTTCAGTTTGGCGGTGGACAGACCTGTCAAGCGGACGGAGGGCGCCGAAACCACGGATTGGTTTCGCATCGAGTTGTGGGACAAACGGGCCGAGTCGGCCGCAGAATGGGTCAAAAAGGGCAAGTTGCTGGGTATCACGGGTCGCCTGGAAAATGCCTCGTGGACTGATGCCGCAGGTCAGAAGCAGCAGATGCCCGTGATCGTGGCCAACGACTTCCGCCTGTTGGGCTCTAAATCTGACAATGCCGGCGGCGGCTGGGGAAGCGGCGACCGGCGAGGAGGCGGAGACTTCGATCCCGGCTTCTAA